The nucleotide window TTAATATCGGTAAACATGAGCAGTATGTTTTCACTCTGTCGGGTGGAATTAATTCCAGAAGCAGACGGGCTTTGCATGTGCATGCTAGGTCAGAAGCACTATAATAAATtgcttgtgggaaaaaaaactggatcaTCGCTACAAATCACGATAGCATTTTTCTCCATTCATTTTTGGAGGTTTCCGAAACAGTTCTGGACTCGTCTCCATCTGGATTGCCGCTAGCGATGACCATCATCATTGGTttaacaattgaaatatttaatttacacTCCGTTAACGATCGCATATTAAAGATGTCGCAACTAGTTTGACTGGATGTATAGGGCCATTTGATGATTTCATGCCAATGACCAGCGCGGGAGATCTTCCTCAtgtcagtaaagttggattgaggaagcaacaacaaatcactTTCTTGATTATTTCTCTCTGTGTTCCCAGGTATTGCTTGTTGTAGAGGCCTGTTGACTttttggtttgcaatatacactgtttagcgtgtgagagagaatgGAATGTTAATCTACTCCCGGTTCattgatatgtatgtatgcaacgTCCATTACGCCGCCATTGCCCTGTATAGTGTCTATGACGGTTATAGtaaggaatttatgttatcgatttttcattgtttacctTGTCAAATAGTGGAGAATGACTTCTCGaatttgtaaaaagaaagaTAACACATTGTTATGACCCTATActgaacgggtgtaattgtacattatgtttttttttgttctaacgtgttgataatatacatatcagtaaagttggattgaggaagcaacaacgaatcccTAACGTGATTATTCCTCCCTGTGTAAATGAAGGGTATAACACATGGCGCATAGGTTTGACCTTTAAGAGGATTACAGGCCTTCGATCTGCAGAGGCCGACGCTGGACGGGTGTGACGTTAGCACCTCCTGCTGATCTGTACAAGGGCTGATTGGTGAGGATGAAAAGGGATGAGCGAAGCTACGGTCGCTAACAGCTGGAGATGCATGCGATCAGTGACGTGCCGGCGAAGGACGGGGACCCACGAACCGGTGGGTTTCGAGCGTGAAGGCGTGTTATCGGGAAAGCACCTCTAATGACAGCGAGTCGTGTGCAGCCATTTTTATATCCATCCGAAAAAGACTGGGTCTAGCATTGTTTGACCACAACCCAGAACGCCACAAACCATGGAGTACGTGGAGTGGCGCTAACGGGAGAAGAACGGAGGCAGGCGTATTGTTGCGTCCTGATCAAAAGCAGATGGACCTTTCCAGGGTCCAAAAGACAGGACCGCGAGGAACGGGGAGATGGCGTGACTCACCGCGATGAAGCTTGCCTCTTCAGGACTCGGCGAGACGGGCGACCACTGGGCGTCTGAGACATCGGCTCTGCGGCCTCTCCACGATTGGCTGAAAGGAGTTGAAAGGGGAACCTCGTGATCATGGGTGCTGCTCCCAGTCCGCCGTAGCCACCTGCGATCAACACATTCGATCAGGGCGACTCGAGCCACGGCGCAGAGGTCGACGATTACGATGAAGCGTCGAGAAACGCCGTGACGGAAAATCCTCTTGTAAAACGAGGATATTTTAGTGTTGGAAGGGATATTTTCGGGGTGAATCTTGAAAGTGTGTCAAGTGAAGCAGATGTGAACCGAAAGCAGCTATGTGGATGTGGTTTTCCAAGAGGCTCCTCCTCTGGTCCCTGAGGCTTGCTctacttttctctctctctctctctcccactctctctctctctcttactctcGCTCAATGACGGTCTACCAAGCACGTGGCCATGGACAAACAAAGCTCTCCATCTTCATCTGGTTGGCTAAATTAAAATTTCATAGCGCCAGAGTTCGCTCAGCGGTCCTGATATTTGGCCCGCATCAATAAGCGGCACGCTACGGGGTTATGTTTTACCTGACGAGCCCTTTATATCTTATTTAAAACTGCACATACAGAAGgaaaagcttttatttttgggaaaagctaaatttgtcaatggcagccaatgagtaaacaaAACCAAGAGTGAGTAACCCAGAAAATGCCAGCAAAACCAGCAGAAAGCAACCAATGAATGGAAAGCAGCCTggaaattcccccccaaaaataggttatgatccaaaatgtataggaagtgacctgttAGTACACTGAAATTACAAGGAAGTGACAGAAAAtgatgataaatgtccaattcacttaaactgtgAATGCTCACTTTTCATTAAGTAAGTTacctttttttggccaaaaataaaTTGGCCAAATGATGAGATGTAGTTAACATGAATGTGGCGCCACACAATTTATATAATACGACATCACCGCTACTTTCACGTGtctaaatatgattttttgggtATTATTCTTTGGTCTGTGCTGCTTTCTCCAGAAAAATTACCCAATATGGGAGTACATCCAACTCCCATCTGGCACATTAAAACTTTTAGTCTAAAAAAGGACACATTCACATTGTGTCCAAAGAGCTTGTCCTGGttacaaacatttaaaataaataaataaaaaaaagaatctgccAACCAGACCCAAATCTTGGCCGGTAATAAAAGAGCTTTCATCGAGGACATGGTGGCCGGATATGGCCGGAACCGAAAGCCAACTCGGGGAGAAAATAAACCCGCTCTGTCGTCGGTTGCGGCGTTAAGTGAGACGGCGCATGACCGCGCATCAAAACCGCCCAGAATTACACTTAGCGTCGAATTGCTCGCCGctgtgggcaaaaaaaaaaaaaagtggaacgcCCACTCTGCACCGCGACTCCCTTCCGCGAAAAGTCGGCAGAAGACCAAGACGGACTGCGGGGCGCGTGAATAATGCATGGGGCTAATGCAGCCGACGAAGGCCCCTGACCGCCTTCTTCTGCAACGCCGAAAGTAggcggggtgggggggttgGAGGGGAGGGGTGGGGGACACTGGAGAGACGGATGGGGGTGACGGAGGTGAACGCGGGACGGGGAGGGGGCTGAGAAAGGGGGACGGGATTGTGGGAGAGTGGCTCcgaggaaagaaaagaaagaaaggacaGGATATTGGCGGGGGTGCGCGAGGAGAAGGGGGGGCTTTGAAAGAGGCTgaagatggcaaaaaaaaaaaacgcagagAAAGAACAAAAGTAACTACAGTTCTTTGCGAGGGAGGTTCTTCATAAGGAGGAGTGGAGAATGTTGATGAGGGCAGCATTCCTGAGGGCCAACATGGCCAGATGGCATGGAAATGATGGATTGTGCACTGGTTGAATAAGtcagaaaaatgaaacaataaattatactttttttttttgttagcatAAAAGTTATGGTTCACTACCATTCGCCGGGAAGAATGCCCCAACTGAACTATTAAAAGACTAAAAGTGACCTGGAAACATCCCAAATGAGAAGTTATTGGCTGTAggtgtccaatctgtttgacctgggagggatggcagcaaataTGACATTCATTTGCTACCAAAGCGATAATAGTGCTAGGTTGATCACTCAGATATTAGGGTGTGtgcatgccctgtgattggtcgGTGCTTGTTGTTTGATGGGATATGCTGCAGCACCCCCACCCTTTCATGAGGATAAGCATCTTTAGTTTATATGTGAATAAAATGGCTAAGTTTATAATGTTTTCATTGCAGATTCTTTCAattagcctttaaaaaaatacttgaaataaAATAGAAGTGTTGTAAATTCCGccaattgaactcattgacagaGTTTGATGTTGGACAGCAGACAAGTTGATTCCAGACAACCAGGAAGTTGGGAGGAAATTTATGTATTAACCCAACCAAATGGAAATTGCCCTCTGTGTGAACCAGGAGAAGccattaatccatttttttcttttttaatcggTTATGCTAACTATGGATCTTGGCTGGGGCTCAGACTGGcaaccagccaattgcagggacaTTCTTAATGTCTTAATGACAaatccttcaaaaaaaaaatctccataaaGCAATTCTgtaaaaatgttcctttttcCCAGTACTTATTGGGGTAAAACAGCCATTCATCTCACTATTCCTCAATTAGAATCAAAGACCATCTTCCAGAATTCACCCCAACGAGTCATCTCAATTGTCCTTAACTAACCCCAACCCCGACTTCCCCCATCATCTCCAATGCAGCGTATAAACCCGTACAATTTTGTGTCGTCGGGGCGAGGCGGAGGTTTGCACGCGAGTGCTTTTATTGGTCGGCTGTCTTCCTTGCTATAAAAGCAGACAGATTTGCTATTGGCTTATCGCACGTTTCACTTGATCCCGGATTCAAACGATGGACTTTGGGAGGCTCGCTCTCCGTCTCGAACCTCCTAGACAACCTTCTCGCCGCCCATTTCCCCGCACAATGACGTCTGTCTCTGCCTCTGACAAAACAGTCTGTTGTCcagtccacacacacacacacacacacacacgatggTCTGCTCGTGAAtaacaaatttgaatgattgAGTCTGCCGGCCTTGCGTGCAGAATACTGACGTGTTTTCATACGATGGCTCCCAGGCTAAACTGCAGCTTtattttggaatgttttatttatttattattattgacagCCAGTTCCAAATCTTCCCTCGGGCGGAATGCGACCGAAATAGTATTGCTCTTTTTTTGTGGCAATGGCAAAATCACATTCATTCTGTCACACCAACGAGGGAAGAATATGgggtaaaaatatgaaattggaATAAGTGAAAGAAAGGATGTTCCAAAAAAAGGTTGGATATATACAATTTTTGCATTCTATTGGCGTCAGTGGCAGATAAGAAGTTATATGTTATGATATTAAGAGCTATGGGAGGGACTGAAAATAAAATTCCCGAAGCAAAAGTTGAATGTCTATTATTTTTGCTTCAATCTGTTTTTTCCAAAATTTAgtttgggaaattatttaatttaatttaaaattataacTTATTTGTAATACCTATCACTTTTAATGAgggtatttttaaaattacaatcaGAATAATTGAATTATTTCCTATCACGtcattattcaattatttaaatgtaatatttttacaCTAACACTGGATGTCAAAATGTTGCAGTttgataaaaatattatatttaagacttttatgacagggttattaaaaaaacatctatatacCCATTTCAAATGAAGACTAAATTATGAATGAACATTGGTGAGCAaaatgtgtctgtgtctgtattctcaccctcttgcaacAGTGACAgcaaagttatctaatctaaaattgtGTAATTCTTACTTCTGAAGAAGGTGAAATGCAGACACTTTCCTCAGTTATCTGGATTCATATTTCCACGTAAGGAACAGCCAATGAAAACGTCTCCACCTTTTCTTGCGACTCCTTCAACCATTCGAAGGCTCTCTATGACATTTGCATGATCTCGtgtcttttttacaaaaagctcCACTATTACATCATTCTTCAGTTTTGTCCACCGTCATAAATAAGGAAGGCATCATCTTAGATACATTTGACGGTGAAGACAtttacaaaaaggaaaaatgatccACGTACAGGATTTCCTCCTTCAAGTACTAtggtgagatttttttcaaatgacaaaaGTTGCTTTTTAGTTTAATTGGCTTGAAAAGAAGTCAGCTAAGAATTCCTGAGCCAAAGTCAGCAAGGCTAGTGAACAGATGTGGACCACAGAAACACATGAGGGGAGATTtccacattttcaaatgacTCAGCTCgtattttagtttttctcaAGTGGCGCAAATCGGATATGcgtcatggcaaaaaaaatatatatatataccatacctgtcaacttgtacatttttcctgtattttatacgtttcttgatcatttcaaattgtctacgccaagggtgtcagactcgggttgcttcgcgggccgctttaacgtcaacttgatttcacgtgggccggaccattttagatataatatttagattttttttttataaatggattaaaagaactggattaaaaaccctgaatattcagtttttttatagatctaaaacaatgtttattttagcttttttaaatatatttttagattttacaaaatgatttttgaactaaaaacacagaaaaatttgtttaaaaaattacaattattgatttaaaagggggaaaatcaggaaatgtaatatacatctatactcttcactttaatttgatcctaaaacagaaagtcagcactcatgatttactttcccgggccgcacaaaatgatgcggcgggccagatttggcccccgggccgccactttgacacaagtggttTACGCCGTATAACCACTTttctacaggatttttttaaagtatgttttttttgtaaaacgatctcgttttagccattttggctctattcCGGATCCTCTCAGTGACTGATAGCAGACGAAAAAATCATCGTCAACCGCTAattttgtcatgctttaagcatatatatatatatatacatatatacgatTTTGATAGCTATGTTAGAGATCCAAGTTAGATCACTTTTTGTACTGTAGTCTATGTTCCTAAATAGAGTTGTCCTACATTATGGCAAGGCTCGCTGCAAGTCAACCGTGCCACCACTATGTACAACGCTGTCACATCAATGAGGTCACATCTCCATTTCCCCCCCTGCAACACTGTCTACagtctgttttgatttgttttttccccatctttCTTCCTAGATATCCATCAGCATTAGGGGCGggagcaggattcgaacccacgCTGCTCACATCCGAGTCAGGCCATTAAAACACGACGCCATCAaagcaaaattgtcaaaaacccTGTGCTTTTTATCACTTTAAAGTAAAATGGTTCTtaatagtcattcattttttcatatttctcatcttcacaaaggtcgtggggggtgccggagcctaccccagctcaCGATGGGcgtcaccctgaatcggtggccagccaatcacagggcaaaatgAGACATATAATCAATATCTCATTTCTGGGAgcaaatttacagtgttcaaccagactattatgcatattttgggaatgtggcaggaaaccagagtacccggagaaaacccatacaaaggttcggacctgggatcgaactctcgatCTTCTCGATTAACCCGGATTTTTCCCACTACTCGTACGGAAGCGACACCTGTTTGCAGTCGTACTTTCTTCAGTGATCAGGAAAcggcatttttttctaattgacaCTATTTACTCTAAAGACAGTTCTCAATACTCCAAATCCTTAAATGTGTCCGACTAAATACAGacgtggttcacatcaaaaacAAGATGTTTCTACCAACCATTCCAGTAAATGACCATCAACTCCCATTGGAACCTTCCCCAAATCTTGAAAGGAAATTTTCAGTGGATTTTCTAcgattattttgaatttttaagcATGTCGTGCATGAAATCAAACCCCCAGAAAACCAAAAGGCATTGTTCCGGTCCAGTTGTGTTGCCTGAcgtcgtgaaaaaaaaaatgaggctgTCGCTTCTGGCCATTGGACATGAAGACGTTGAATGGAatattatattaataaaaaaaatcaaatataataaaaaagatgACAATCCCAAAGCACGAGCAGCCGCCTACGCCCATTCATAATATGAGATTGACCCTCTTAAATCCTGCTGAATCTCAGCCCTCCATTGAGCTTTCACTGGTCTTCCCCGCTAACACAatgctaaaaatgtatttgaaaataTTCCTACATGGTCGCACATCGCCCCCCAAATGCCTCCAGAAGACCCCCCACCCCATTGCGATTCCTCACACAGTCAAATAGAAAGACGAAACAAAGGGGGAAAACAAAGATCAGCCTTTTGTTGCTTCCATATCTAATCTTAATCGGATTGAAATATCCACGTCGCGCATGGCCGTCAATGGAAGGCAATCTGCAACGGGGAAGAATGGAACGCAAGGTGCGGGGAAGCCGGGGAAGAAGGGGTACGAGGGGGGAGGGAAGCTAAGAGGGTCTCGCGTGGATGTGCTTTTACTCACCCCGTTTTTTAAGGAGGCGATTGTCGAGTCTCGGACGAAATATCCCAGGCGTTCTCGCCACGCACCGGATGgggatgaggatgatgaggatgaggaggatgaggatgaggtgGGGTGATACGTATCTATGTTCTGGATGCTGTCATCGTTCCGGGACCGCTGCTCTATTTAATCCCCGACCTAGAGCAAACAATACTAGAATAGACCCACCCAACCTACAACCCTTCAACCCAACCCCCTTACTTGTCTGTCGTCCCCCAACAGCCAACCCCCTTTGCAAGGTCAGAAAGTCATCATCAATTGGGGATATGCACGTCAAATATTTAACTCATGGGATGgcgctggacgtccaattctAAGCGAGCAGTTCAATGGGATTGGTCGCCCACCGTCAACCGTCAACGGTAGTGGAAGTCATGGCAACGAAGTATGTTTGAGGGATATggtctaaatgtttttttaaataaatataacacAGCATGTGCTATGAATTGGTCATATTCAAACGGTTGGCCTGTTTTTGctcaaaattggaaaaaaatagtagattcctttaaaactattttatgaagaaaaaactcGGCATGCAACCAGAATTAAATCTACGTTGATATGGTTTAttataacttatttttttcGGGAATATGTCAATAATTtagcaaattaaaatgattaatcaCGCACTTTATATCTGCTACATTACAGCTCTTTGTGGAAGTCTACCGACCCAACATGGCTGCCGGCAACGTTCGCAGTGTGGCGATATATACGTGATTACTATGGACTACAACTGTTTTTATTGCCTCTTATTGCGTTTTTATGTGTAATTATTATATAGGATGAAGTGGTTTCCCTAACTCCGTGGTCTTGTTGagtgtttgtttatgtttttaaatcataaCCAGTTCAATTTGTCCCCCGGAAACACCGTATTTGATTTCAATTACTTCCGGTAGGCATTTCCGCGTCAGCGTGCTTCGTCCATGCCGAAAAACTAAAATCAGACCAAAAGACAACGTCGTTTTAACCCTCACCGATCATGTTTAAATTAGAAGGACTCGGGCCTAAAATGGACCCAGAagaaatgaagaagaaaatgcGACAAGATGTCGTCTCGTCTTTACGAAACTTTCTGATTTACGTTGCTCTCCTAAGAGCCAGTGAGTACATAACAATGACATTGGGATGCTGCTAAACACTGAACAAGTCTTAATTCAATTTTACGTTGctaatttgacaaaaatatttgattttcagCTCCATATGTATTAAAGCAGCTGGACAGTATATGAGAGGTGGCTCCCCTTTCCATCCCGAGGATGTCTGACCTACGTCAAAGGTGCCCCATGCAACATGGCGGACGAGTGGAGGACATCCAGTGTCTGCTTCATCTTCATCGCCCGcttgacattttcaaatgtgttCTTTAGTGACTTGGATTTTCCGTTCAAAAGCTGTGCCCTTTTTCAACATGTCGTATGAATTTCCATTGGTATTAAGTGATGTTGGATTAAACTGATATTTAAACACATCTGGCTTTTCTGAAATGTTGCCATACTTTGGAAATCCACTGTTTCTTGCGGGCGCTTTCGGCCGTGTCCGTCATCTTCTATGACAGGCAGGCAGGATGATGGAGATTCCAAGATTTTGGAGATGCCAGCTCAGTTCTTTAGACGGATTTAAATCAATGGAAAGCAATATGAAAAGTCCTTTCACCGCTGGTGTGCGTCCCCATCAACTTTCCGGTTCGAAAATGGTCCTGGATATCACATATACACAGTATAACACGAGAATCTGCAGGCAGTACAAGTAAgcaactggcggccatcttgcgtcaGAGGACTTGTTGACGGCATTACGATGTTACTATTTTGGAGCGTCTCGTGTTTTTCCTGCTTGTGACAAAATGGGCATTCGGAGTAAAACTTGTGAGCAGAATCTAACAATGGCTCGCAGAGGCAATCAAACATCTTGCTTTTAAATATGATATTCAAGGCGGAAGTGTTTGAATTTTTCCGTTTAAGGTTGTGATTCAGATTGTCCTCCTTTCCACTAAGGGCATCTTTTTCATCCTCGGATGCAGACAATGAACCTCCACGCAAGAAGTAACCAATAGGTCAGTTTGGACTTACTCGGATACAATAAGACAGGATATTAGATATCGTTCTCATTGTTATGATCATGTCAATATCATTCTCGGAGATGCTAGCATAAGTGTTAACCTATCAGACGCATGAAAAACATTGCATTCTTAGCCACCGATCTCTTACATCATTGTATTTGTGACGAtcaatttacatttattttaagtcTGAGACTAAAAAGATCATTAAACATTGTCAATGATATTTTTCTTTACACAGACCACACTTCCAGGAGGAAATGATGGGAACTCCAAGTTAATGAAGGACCTATTCTGCTTCTTCTTCCTGCTTTAAATGAAGGTCCACATTATCCAGTTGACGTGAGGAGCTAAAGTGTAAAATGGACTTCCCGGCTCACTTCCAGGACATTTTCCAGCAGCTCAACCTGCAGCGTCTCCACGCGCAACTATGTGACTGCGTGGTGGAGGTCGGGGGCCGTGAATTCCACGCTCACCGCTCCATCTTGGCGGCATGTAGCTCCCATTTCAAGGCTCTCCTCGGCTCCGACGACGTCGCCGATGGCGCCGCTCGAGCAGGAAAAGTCGGGCGGCCCGACGCGCTGGTGCTGGACCCGGAGGTGGTGACCCCAGAGGCCTTCTCCACGCTGCTGGACATGATTTACACGTCCTCTCTGTCGCTCGGGACCTCAAACGCGATGGACGTGCTGCTGGCCGCGTCGCACCTCCACCTCAATTCCGTGGTCAAGGCCTGCAAGGTCCACTTGTCCCGAAAAAATTTCCCCGCCACGGCGCCCGAAGGCTGGAGGTCAGCGCAGAAGCCTCCGTCCCAGACGGCGTCGGCGGAGCTACTCCGGGAGTACGGCGTGGAGGCCAGCCAACTGGGGTACGATTCCTCCCAACGCGAGGAGGAAACGGGAGCGGCGCTTTCTCCGACTCATGTCACGGCGACCATCTGGGAGGAGAAATACGACGCCAGAACGACCGAGTCGGAGGAGACCCGGTTGGAAACTTTAGTCAAAGACGAAGAAGAGCCTAAACCAGAGACGGTGACCATAAAAAAGGAAACCGCGACGTCCCCCGAGCGTTCGCCGTGGTCTTCCCCAGAGGACGAAGTAAACGCTGAAAAACCAAGCTGTTCGGATGGCGAAGTCGGCATTCACCCGGCACCCCTCGCCACTTTCCCATCCCAGATCGAGGACGGAGATGTGCGCGAGGACCAGAGTACAGACGCCATCAATCCAAGAGAAGAAGAGAATCCGGAAATGGTGCCGACGTGTCAAGACTTCATGGGCGCTTCCTCGGCTCGAGGGTCCGATTCCGCTCTGGTTTTCCCAGTAAGCTCGCTCCCCTCGCGACAACTGGTCCCCGCCCAGATCCCCGATTTGAGCGACACGCTCCTCTTTCAGCCCACGCCCAGCTGCCTCGCCGTATTCGGCGGGCTGCAGACCACCAAGTCCCCCAACGGGACCGCCTTCCGCCGCATCGCGCCCAAAAGCACGCCGGGGTCCGAGGAGGCCCCGGCGAGGAGCGAGGCGGCGCCGCTGACCAGAGCTCCCAAGCACGTGTTGTCCAAGTGCAAGAAAGCAGCGGCCGCGGTTAACGTGCTCCTGGTGGAGGGGGACAAAAAATACGCCTGCGAAATCTGCAAAAAGAGATTCGCCAACTTGACGGACTGTAAGAAGCACATCCGTGTGCACACGGGGGAAAAACCGTATTCTTGCCTCAAGTGTGGCAAATGCTTCAGTCAGTCATCCCACATGTATACGCACGCCAAAAACTACACATGCTTGAACTGGAAGAGAATTCCTCCAAAGACTCTCAATTGACTCCATGGCAGGTTTTGCCATGAAAAGTTTACCCGCTGAACCCACATAAATGttgtgaaaatatgattttatcaCCGACAGGTCTAATTTACTTGCCAGTCTTTACCAAACGACTAAGTAtccattttgtatcaaaactacggggggaaatatcatttttttttcagcaatttacatggaaaaaaattaatacaattgagacagtttttgtttgtttttgttgttgcaatttatatggaaaatattaaatgtgatagttttttttgcaatttacatgtaaaaaaaattaaatgatgagTTTACTTTTGCCTCGCCATTTTAAGTTACTAGGCCGATTCATTTTGAAACATGACGTCAGCTTCTAATCAAGTTTTCCATTTTGGatgttccattattttgaaatgactgCGCTCCCTTCCTTTTTAATGACATGTACATTTTTATCAGTTGTTTCAATTAGCGTAGACATGTTAGCTAAAGCCAAAACGTGAGTATTTAGTTggtttgtgttttaatttgcaAGAATTGGCTATTGAAAAAGGAAACTATTTTAAAAGTATTAGAAAATGGTttaatattgattaatatttttttaatgcgccGGTCACCAAGGAAGAATTTCATAAAGTTAGTTCTTTGGGCATCGGCATGCCCTCTAACCCGGCTAGTAGGTTTCGGGCTGCCAAGGAAGCCATGACGCCTCTTGTGGAGTAGGTGGCGCTGCCGAGGTGCGGCAAAACCACTGCGGGAAAAAGCCGGCGGGACCATAAGAAGAATTGATCCAAAAAGGAAGCACGTCTCTAAGTCCTATTTTAACACTCACCACAGTTTTTGAGGGTCAGGAGCGGGTGGTCTGTCGGAAGAGGCTCAGGTGTTGTTACATCCAGGCCAGCTGCGGCAATTTGTCCGCTGCTCAAAGCCT belongs to Stigmatopora argus isolate UIUO_Sarg chromosome 9, RoL_Sarg_1.0, whole genome shotgun sequence and includes:
- the tomm5 gene encoding mitochondrial import receptor subunit TOM5 homolog, with product MFKLEGLGPKMDPEEMKKKMRQDVVSSLRNFLIYVALLRATPYVLKQLDSI
- the LOC144082630 gene encoding zinc finger and BTB domain-containing protein 5-like, with the translated sequence MDFPAHFQDIFQQLNLQRLHAQLCDCVVEVGGREFHAHRSILAACSSHFKALLGSDDVADGAARAGKVGRPDALVLDPEVVTPEAFSTLLDMIYTSSLSLGTSNAMDVLLAASHLHLNSVVKACKVHLSRKNFPATAPEGWRSAQKPPSQTASAELLREYGVEASQLGYDSSQREEETGAALSPTHVTATIWEEKYDARTTESEETRLETLVKDEEEPKPETVTIKKETATSPERSPWSSPEDEVNAEKPSCSDGEVGIHPAPLATFPSQIEDGDVREDQSTDAINPREEENPEMVPTCQDFMGASSARGSDSALVFPVSSLPSRQLVPAQIPDLSDTLLFQPTPSCLAVFGGLQTTKSPNGTAFRRIAPKSTPGSEEAPARSEAAPLTRAPKHVLSKCKKAAAAVNVLLVEGDKKYACEICKKRFANLTDCKKHIRVHTGEKPYSCLKCGKCFSQSSHMYTHAKNYTCLNWKRIPPKTLN